A window of the Penaeus monodon isolate SGIC_2016 chromosome 38, NSTDA_Pmon_1, whole genome shotgun sequence genome harbors these coding sequences:
- the LOC119596987 gene encoding ER membrane protein complex subunit 8-like has translation MSGDISLGCSALTKMLLHAARYPHSAVSGVVLAQGKGGDSGNMVLVDAVPLFHLQLGLAPMLEVALTRIEQHYRSKGLVIAGYYQANEHIRDNVPDFVALKVAEKIAENNNDACLIMIDNKKLCLNLQTAPIIVSQLTSDGKWKSKEKPSIHIEAGALDVISQLLQRKVQHDVNDFDNHLDDLTCDWDNPQINKLLDTLTAAAQDKC, from the exons ATGTCAGGTGATATAAGCCTTGGGTGCTCTGCTCTGACAAAGATGTTACTCCATGCTGCGCGGTACCCACATTCTGCCGTCAGTGGAGTGGTACTTGCACAGGGAAAGGGAGGTGATTCCGGCAATATGGTCTTGGTCGATGCTGTTCCTCTGTTCCACCTTCAGCTTGGTCTTGCTCCCATGCTTGAAGTTGCTTTAACTAGG ATCGAGCAGCATTACAGATCAAAAGGACTGGTGATTGCGGGCTACTATCAGGCCAACGAGCACATTAGGGACAACGT gCCTGATTTTGTAGCCCTGAAGGTAGCAGAGAAGATagctgagaataataatgatgcttgtCTAATAATG ATTGACAACAAGAAACTGTGCCTGAACCTTCAAACTGCTCCCATCATTGTCTCACAGTTAACATCAGATGGAAAGtggaaaagtaaagagaaaccTAG CATTCACATAGAGGCTGGGGCTTTGGATGTCATATCTCAGTTGCTTCAGCGGAAGGTCCAACACGACGTCAATGATTTTGATAACCACCTGGATGATCTGACCTGCGACTGGGACAACCCTCAGATTAATAAGCTCTTAGATACCCTTACAGCGGCTGCTCAGGACAAGTGTTAA